From Palaemon carinicauda isolate YSFRI2023 unplaced genomic scaffold, ASM3689809v2 scaffold1741, whole genome shotgun sequence:
GAGAGGTGGTTCGACTGGCGTTGGAGGGATTTTGCTATTATGTCCTCacctattttttttccttgatttattGTCATATTAGATAGTTCATATAtgattacttttatattttctttatacttaGCTGTTAAGTCAATGGAGCATCAGTtccttgggcctgggttcgattccccggccgaccagaagatattatctttgagtgattcccccttgggtctctgatcccgtggtatagagagaatccagatattaggaggagtaatatatatatatatatatatatatatatatatatatatatatgtatatatatatatatgtatatatatacatatatatacactatatatatatatatatatatatatagagagagagagagagagagagagagagagagagagagagagagagagagagttaattaggggatatttacttaatataaacaagatttgatttctctctctctctctctctctctctctctctctctctctctctctctctctctctctctctctcaattaaggaaatattatttgatatatataaggtttgatctctctctttctcaattaaggagatattattagatatataaggattgatatctctctcctctctctctctctctctctctctctctctctctctctctctctctctctctctccgacattcCAAACCTTATTCGACCATCCATCACATTTAGTCCCATTCGGTTTTAACCTTAATTTGGAATCGCTCCAAATGCCATGAGACCCACAATCtacccctctccctccctctcccccctcccctcccctctccccctctcactctccctccctctccctccagaGGTCTACGAAAAGCCACAATCCTAAATTTCCTACCGGAAGTCCTGTAGACTCCACCATCAGTGTtgacttttcttcttctttcctattttctttatttatggcGTGACAGAGTTGATGGTCTTTCGATTATGGAAGGGTtccagacgggggggggggggggttgatatagTTTTATATCTGACGTTGCTGGTTTTAgaattttggagttatgaataaaTGTGCGGATAGAATAGGCTAAagggttttatatgaatatatattcaagaatttatatgtatatatatatatatatatatatatatatatatatatatatatatatatatatatatatatgtataagtgtttaTAACACACGTGGTATAcatgttgtgtgtgtataataatgtgGGCATTTAAACACgcatttgaaatgtatatatatatatatatatatatatatatatatatatatatatatatatatatatatatatttacatatatatatatatatttacatatatatatatatatatacatatatatatatatatatttataaatatatatataaatatatatatatataaaaatttatatatatatatatatatatatatatatactgtatatatatatgcatgtatcagtttatatatatatatatatatatatatatatatatatatatatatatatcagttaatatatatatatatatatatatatatatatataaatatatatatatatatatatatatatatatatatatgcatgtatcagtTTTGGATTACGCTTATATGTATGAAAGGAATTGGCTGGaaagtttttatgtaaatttatacatacacacacacacacacacacacacacacatatatatatatatataatatatatatatatatatatatatacatatgtatacatatatatgtatgtatgtatttataaacttaagtatattttatatatatatatgtatatatatttatatagatatatatatagatatatatatatatatatatatatatacatatatatatgcatatatatatatatatatatatatatatatatatatatatatgtatacatacgcacacatacatacatatttaagtcatgtatacagtatatcatgtatgtatatatatacataaatatatgtatgtatatatatacatatctatatacatatacatatatatatatatatatatatatatatatatatatatatatatatatgaaatatacataagtttataaatacatatatatatatatatatatatatatatatatatatatatatatatatatatatatatcttgaatataaatacatatgtgtgtatatatatatacatatatatacataattatataaatacacacatatatatatatatatatatatatatatactgtatatatatatacaattatgtatattattatatttacacacattcctatatacataatattcatatatgcatacaattGTGTTTTAAGATTACTCAAATTTAATttctaataaacaaataataaatattcacatatattacTTTTCCTGGAATTATTTAACCCATACATTCATCATCTAAAATGATTTAGAAAGCCTCTTGGAATATATCTGGAATATTGGAATTCCAGAGATATTCCAGGCAATGATAACCTTCACGAATAAGGAACTCTTTCGTAATGGAAATTCCAGTCATAGTTTAAACTTCTCCAGTTTTCCAAAGATATTAAAAAAGTAGATTTTAAGGTGTGAagataatttatttaaatataatataataatacttgTAGAAAATATCTTCTGTCTATTAGTTTTATAAATAATATGTTAGATAATTTGCTAAAAGCTTCTAAAACATAAGCAAGAACAATTAAACATTAGATTGTATCTACACACGAAACTAAAAATTGTtaaaatcaataaaacaaaataCTGAAGGCAGGATCCCGTTTTCTTTGTGTCATGTCAACGTTGACATAACTCAAAGAAAACGAGATCCTGCCTTGATGTGAATGAATCTATACCGGCTATAtagtgaaaataatttatttaggGATAATATAATATCTCTCTCAGCAAAATTCTGATGTTTACCAGTTAGATAAATAATCAAGTGCTGGAATATTTACTAGAAGTTTCTAAAATATTTCCAAGAAAAAGAAATACTAAAGAGAACTAtgcacaaaattaaaaattggttaGAAATCAGAAAAACCAAACATTGAAGTACACCCTTCGTCTTTGACATGGCTCAAAGAAAACGGGATTCTCCCTTGAAGCGTAGGTAGCTCTATACCGGCTCTCCATCAATACAGGAGCTTCTCATGGTGAAAATTGAACCTCTGGCCAATTCTCACTCAATTCTGGGAGAGGCTGCATCACTAAGCAATGGAGTATTGGACTTTAGCATGTCAAAGAACTTTCCAAGTTGGGCTGAGGTAAGCGAGGAATTCCTGCTATTCCGGAATTTCTTATTCGCCAGAATTGCCAACGCGGAGGAGATTCCTGAGAATTTATATCTTATCTTTTGGGGGGAATTATCTCTTTCATGATGAAAGGGTTGTGTTTTATGCAATCTTAGGAGATGAATTTTACAGTGCAGGATACAGAGAAGAAATCCTACAGCTCAGAATACAGAGAAGAAATTTTACAGGTCAAAATACAGAGAAGAAATTCTAAGCCACAATACAGAGAAAGAATGATACAGGTCAGAGTACAGAGAAGGAATCTTACAGGTCAGAATACAGAGAGGGAATTTTACAGGTTAGATACAGAGAAGGAATAATACAGATCTGATTACAGAGAAGGAATCCTAGAGGTCAGAATACAGAGAAGGAATCCTACAGGTCAGAATACAGAGAAGGAATAATACAGATCTGATTACAGAAAAGGAATCCTACAGGTCAGAATACGGACAAGAAATTCTACAGGTCAGAATACAGAGAAGGAATTCTACAGGTCAGAATACAGAGAGGGAATTTTACAGGTTACAATACAAAGAAGGAATCCTACAGGTCAGATTACAGAGAAGGAATCCTACAGATCAGATTACAGAGAAGGAATCCTACAGATCAGATTACAGAGAAGGAATCCTACAGGTCAGAATACAGAGAAGGAATTCTACAGGTCAGAATACAGAGAAGGAATTCTACAGGTCAGAATACAGAGAAGGAATTCTACAGGTCAGAATACAGAGAGGTCTGTCTGTCAGGTCAGAGTACAGAGAAGGAATCTTACAGGTCAGAATACAGAGAGGGAATTTTACAGGTTAGAATACAGAGAAGGAATAATACAGATCTGATTACAGAGAAGGAATCCTAGAGGTCAGAATACAGAGAAGGAATCCTACAGGTCAGAATACAGAGAAGGAATAATACAGATCTGATTACAGAAAAGGAATCCTACAGGTCAGAATACGGACAAGAAATTCTACAGGTCAGAATACAGAGAAGGAATTCTACAGGTCAGAATACAGAGAGGGAATTTTACAGGTTACAATACAAAGAAGGAATCCTACAGGTCAGATTACAGAGAAGGAATCCTACAGATCAGATTACAGAGAAGGAATCCTACAGATCAGATTACAGAGAAGGAATCCTACAGGTCAGAATACAGAGAAGGAATTCTACAGGTCAGAATACAGAGAAGGAATTCTACAGGTCAGAATACAGAgaggtctgtctgtctgtatagattgccttaccttgtgtaagacccgggctcttgcctttgggcagcccggaGAGAGGGAATTTTACAGGTTACAATACAAAGAAGGAATCCTACAGGTCAGATTACAGAGAAGGAATCCTACAGATCAGATTACAGAGAAGGAATCCTACAGATCAGATTACAGAGAAGGAATCCTACAGGTCAGAATACAGAGAAGGAATTCTACAGGTCAGAATACAGAGAAGGAATTCTACAGGTCAGAATACAGAgaggtctgtctgtctgtatagattgccttaccttgtgtaagacccgggctcttgcctttgggcagcccggaGAGAGGGAATTTTACAGGTTACAATACAAAGAAGGAATCCTACAGGTCAGATTACAGAGAAGGAATCCTATAGATCAGATTACAGAGAAGGAATCCTATAGATCAGATTACAGAGAAGGAATCCTACAGATCAGATTACAGAGAAGGAATCCTACAGGTCAGAATACAGAGAAGGAATTCTACAGGTCAGAATACAGAgaggtctgtctgtctgtatagattgccttaccttgtgtaagaccggGCTCTTGCCTCTGGGCAGCCCGGAGAGAGGGAATTTTACAGGTTAAAATACAGAGAAGGAATAATACAGATCAGATTACAGAGAAGGAATTCTACAGGTCAAATTACAGAGAGGGAATCCTACAGATCAGAATACAGAGAAGGAATCCTACAGGTCAAAATACAGAGAGGGAATTTTACAGTTAGAATACAGAGAAGGAATAATACAGATCAGATTACAAAGAAGAAATTCTACAGGTCAGAATACAGAGAAGGAATTCTACAGGTCAGAATACAAAGAAGTCCTACAGGTCAGAATACAGAGAAGGAATCCTACATCATAGAATACAGAGAAGGAATCCTACATCATAGAATACATAGAAGGAATCCTACAGCTCAGAATACAGAGAAGAAATCCTACAGCTCAGAATACAGCGAAGAAATCCTACAGCTCAGATTACAGAGAAGAAATCCTGCAGATCAGAATACAGAGAAGGAATCCTACAGCTCAGAATACAGCGAAGAAATCCTACAGCTCAGAATACAGAGAATGAATTCTACAGCTCAGAATACAGAGAAGGAATCCTACAGATCAGAATACAGAGAGGGAATCCTACAGCTCAGAATACAGAGAAGGAATCCTACAGCTCAGAATAGAGAAGAAATCCTACAGgtcaaaatatagaataaaatgcTTATGCTTCcaaaggaatatctctctctctctctctttttggatCAACTTCTGCCCTAAGTGTGATTCCATGTCTAGCCATCTTTCTTTTCCCATCAGTCCAAGTTCcttctttttttgccatttcccgcttttatttcatttctcttcttccctttgAAGATTAATGAATTTTCCTTTCGTTCTGAGATTCGTGTCTATTTGATTTttgtggactattattattattattattattattatcatcatcattattattattattattatgaaatcgtttactgtatactatatatatatatatatatatatatatatatatatatatatatatatatatatatatatatatacatatatataatatatattatatatatatatatatatatatagatatgtatatatatatatatatatatatatatatatatagatatgtatatatatatatatatatatatatatatatatatatatatatatataatatatatatatatactccacagATACTCagtataaaaagatttatatataatattgtagaCAGTAATCCCTTTGTGAAAAAGTATACTGCAGCCATTAtcagtatttggagagagagagagagagagagagagagagagagagagagagagagagaggagagagagagaggagagagagagagagagagagagagagtttcctacaCCCTGAATAA
This genomic window contains:
- the LOC137635786 gene encoding uncharacterized protein, translated to ELLMVKIEPLANSHSILGEAASLSNGVLDFSMSKNFPSWAEEMNFTVQDTEKKSYSSEYREEILQVKIQRRNSKPQYRERMIQKRNPTGQNTDKKFYRSEYREGILQVRIQRGNFTGYNTKKESYRSDYREGILQIRLQRRNPTDQITEKESYRSEYREGILQVRIQRRNSTGQNTEKEFYRSEYREVCLSGQSTEKESYRSEYREGILQVRIRTRNSTGQNTEKEFYRSEYREGILQVTIQRRNPTGQITEKESYRSDYREGILQIRLQRRNPTGQNTEKEFYRSEYREGILQVRIQRGLSVCIDCLTLCKTRALAFGQPGEREFYRLQYKEGILQVRLQRRNPTDQITEKESYRSDYREGILQVRIQRRNSTGQNTEKEFYRSEYREVRLQRRNPIDQITEKESYRSDYREGILQIRLQRRNPTGQNTEKEFYRSEYREIRLQRRNSTGQITERESYRSEYREGILQVKIQRGNFTVRIQRRNNTDQITKKKFYRSEYREGILQVRIQRSPTGQNTEKESYIIEYREGILHHRIHRRNPTAQNTEKKSYSSEYSEEILQLRLQRRNPADQNTEKESYSSEYSEEILQLRIQRMNSTAQNTEKESYRSEYREGILQLRIQRRNPTAQNREEILQVKI